One genomic region from Streptomyces venezuelae encodes:
- a CDS encoding MTH1187 family thiamine-binding protein — protein sequence MILAFSVTPLGVGEEVGEYVADAVRVVRESGLPNRTDAMFTSIEGEWDEVMDVVKRAVAAVEARAPRVSVVMKADIRPGVTDGLTSKVETVERHLGA from the coding sequence GTGATCCTCGCGTTCTCGGTGACGCCGCTGGGCGTGGGGGAGGAGGTCGGCGAGTACGTCGCCGACGCCGTCCGGGTCGTGCGCGAGTCCGGGCTCCCGAACCGTACCGACGCCATGTTCACGAGCATCGAAGGCGAGTGGGACGAGGTGATGGACGTCGTGAAGCGCGCCGTCGCCGCCGTCGAGGCCCGCGCGCCGCGCGTCTCCGTCGTCATGAAGGCCGACATCCGGCCCGGCGTGACGGACGGCCTGACCTCCAAGGTCGAGACGGTGGAGCGCCACCTCGGCGCCTGA
- a CDS encoding DUF3817 domain-containing protein encodes MDIKTASSLHRLRLVSAPEAVSFLLLLVCSVLKRTTDFNAVPVMGAIHGVLFILYVLFWLDAWNRTKWSFGTAALYFALSVLPFGGFYAERKLKSEAAEAVSASRARAEAAEGAVKA; translated from the coding sequence GTGGACATCAAGACCGCTTCCTCCCTCCACCGGCTCCGGCTCGTCTCCGCGCCGGAGGCCGTCTCGTTCCTGCTTCTGCTCGTCTGCTCGGTGCTCAAGCGGACGACGGACTTCAACGCGGTGCCGGTCATGGGCGCGATCCACGGCGTGCTCTTCATCCTGTACGTCCTCTTCTGGCTGGACGCCTGGAACCGCACCAAGTGGAGCTTCGGCACCGCCGCGCTGTACTTCGCTCTCTCGGTGCTGCCTTTCGGCGGCTTCTACGCCGAGCGGAAGCTGAAGAGCGAGGCCGCCGAGGCGGTCAGCGCCTCCCGCGCCCGCGCCGAGGCGGCCGAGGGTGCGGTGAAGGCGTGA
- a CDS encoding AIM24 family protein, protein MATFRLQGSKVLAVSMTGDAVKAKNGSMVAYDGQMAFKKMSGGGEGLRGMVTRRLTGEQMEVMEVRGQGTCWFADRASEINLVSLHGEKLWVEASNLLCTDAGLRTGTTFTGMRGGATGNGLFTTTVEGTGQAAIMSDGPAVVLRVTPQYPLQVDPGAYIAHQGNLQQHFQSGVTFRTLMGEGGGEAFQIRFEGDGLVYVQPSERNTIGGDV, encoded by the coding sequence GTGGCAACGTTCCGACTCCAAGGCAGCAAGGTGCTCGCCGTCTCCATGACGGGCGACGCCGTCAAGGCGAAGAACGGCTCGATGGTCGCCTACGACGGCCAGATGGCGTTCAAGAAGATGAGCGGTGGTGGTGAGGGTCTGCGTGGCATGGTGACCCGCCGGCTCACCGGTGAGCAGATGGAGGTGATGGAGGTACGCGGCCAGGGGACCTGCTGGTTCGCCGACCGGGCCTCCGAGATCAACCTCGTGTCCCTGCACGGCGAGAAGCTCTGGGTCGAGGCGAGCAATCTGCTCTGCACCGACGCGGGGCTGCGCACCGGCACCACCTTCACGGGCATGCGCGGCGGCGCCACCGGCAACGGCCTCTTCACGACGACCGTCGAGGGCACCGGCCAGGCGGCGATCATGTCCGACGGCCCGGCGGTCGTGCTGCGCGTGACCCCGCAGTACCCGCTCCAGGTCGACCCCGGCGCGTACATCGCCCACCAGGGCAACCTCCAGCAGCACTTCCAGTCGGGTGTGACCTTCCGCACCCTCATGGGCGAGGGCGGCGGCGAGGCCTTCCAGATCCGCTTCGAGGGGGACGGCCTCGTGTACGTCCAGCCGAGCGAGCGGAACACGATCGGGGGCGACGTCTGA
- a CDS encoding AIM24 family protein, whose amino-acid sequence MPFREINSKMVEATVVPGQRMFSQRGAMLAYRGDVTFTPNMAGGQGGVMSMIGRRVAGEATPLMTVEGNGTVMFGHGGHHIQVIGLTGDTLYVEADRLLAFDGSLEQGTMFMGSQGGVMGMVRGQVTGQGLFTTTLKGHGSVAVMAHGGVVELPIAPGRPVHVDPQAYVAHHGDVRNKLSTALGWRDMVGRGSGEAFQLELSGSGAVYVQASEEKL is encoded by the coding sequence ATGCCGTTCCGCGAGATCAACTCGAAGATGGTCGAGGCGACCGTCGTCCCCGGGCAGCGCATGTTCAGCCAGCGCGGCGCGATGCTCGCGTACCGCGGCGACGTCACTTTCACGCCGAACATGGCCGGCGGCCAGGGCGGCGTGATGTCGATGATCGGCCGCAGGGTGGCCGGCGAGGCGACGCCGCTGATGACGGTCGAGGGCAACGGCACGGTGATGTTCGGGCACGGCGGCCACCACATCCAGGTGATCGGACTGACCGGCGACACTCTGTACGTGGAGGCCGACCGGCTCCTCGCCTTCGACGGCAGCCTGGAGCAGGGCACGATGTTCATGGGCTCGCAGGGCGGGGTCATGGGCATGGTCCGCGGCCAGGTGACCGGCCAGGGCCTCTTCACCACCACCCTCAAGGGGCACGGCTCGGTGGCCGTCATGGCGCACGGCGGGGTCGTCGAGCTGCCCATCGCCCCGGGCCGCCCGGTCCATGTCGACCCGCAGGCGTACGTGGCCCACCACGGCGACGTACGGAACAAGCTCTCCACCGCGCTGGGCTGGCGCGACATGGTGGGGCGCGGCTCGGGCGAGGCGTTCCAGCTGGAGCTGAGCGGCAGCGGCGCGGTGTACGTCCAGGCCTCGGAGGAGAAGCTGTGA
- a CDS encoding AIM24 family protein — MSTPVIHDPTTLPSDDNVNPYTFCVELKGSQWFLQKGKMIAYYGRIEFNGIGHGRLDRLVRTSFHSPLHASDWVVAEGSGKMLLADRAFDVNSFDLDQGNLTIRSGNLLAYEPTLALKQSIVPGFVTLIGTGKFVAASNGPVVFMEPPMRVDPQALVGWADCPSPCHHYDHGYMTGVMGGVRALTGIGGTSGEEHQFEFVGAGTVLLQSTELLMPDRAIGGPPAQAGVPGGHGGHGSGQSVPGSVPRLPGQLGDLQRRFGL; from the coding sequence GTGAGCACCCCGGTGATCCACGACCCGACGACGCTTCCGTCGGACGACAACGTCAACCCGTACACCTTCTGCGTGGAGCTCAAGGGCTCCCAGTGGTTTCTGCAGAAGGGCAAGATGATCGCCTACTACGGGCGGATCGAGTTCAACGGCATCGGGCACGGGCGGCTCGACCGGCTGGTCCGCACGTCCTTCCACTCGCCGCTGCACGCGAGCGACTGGGTGGTCGCGGAGGGCAGCGGCAAGATGCTGCTCGCGGACCGGGCCTTCGACGTGAACTCCTTCGACCTGGATCAGGGCAACCTGACGATCCGCTCGGGCAACCTGCTCGCCTACGAGCCGACGCTCGCGCTGAAGCAGTCGATCGTGCCGGGTTTCGTGACGCTGATCGGCACGGGCAAGTTCGTGGCCGCGTCGAACGGTCCGGTGGTCTTCATGGAGCCGCCGATGCGGGTGGACCCGCAGGCCCTGGTCGGCTGGGCCGACTGCCCCTCCCCCTGTCATCATTACGACCACGGCTACATGACGGGCGTCATGGGCGGCGTACGGGCCCTGACGGGCATCGGCGGCACCTCGGGCGAGGAGCACCAGTTCGAGTTCGTGGGCGCGGGCACGGTGCTGCTCCAGTCGACGGAGCTGCTCATGCCGGACCGGGCGATCGGCGGGCCGCCCGCGCAGGCGGGTGTCCCGGGCGGCCACGGTGGGCACGGTTCCGGCCAGAGCGTGCCGGGCTCGGTACCGCGCCTTCCCGGCCAGCTCGGTGACCTCCAGCGGCGCTTCGGTCTGTGA
- a CDS encoding MarR family winged helix-turn-helix transcriptional regulator produces METETATPWLSDGEQCAWRTFLDVQRMLTHQLEKDLQPFGLTMNDYEILVNLSESAERRLRMSDLAMATLQSKSRLSHQITRMENAGLVRRENCESDRRGLYAVLTDEGMETMRKVAPHHVESVRRHFIDQIGPEALGDLHESLKPIAEQLRGRRGKP; encoded by the coding sequence ATGGAGACCGAGACCGCCACCCCCTGGCTCAGCGACGGCGAGCAGTGCGCCTGGCGCACCTTCCTGGACGTCCAGAGGATGCTGACGCACCAGCTGGAGAAGGACCTCCAGCCCTTCGGACTGACGATGAACGACTACGAGATCCTGGTGAACCTCTCGGAGTCGGCGGAGCGGCGGCTGCGCATGAGCGACCTCGCCATGGCCACCCTCCAGTCGAAGAGCCGGCTCTCCCACCAGATCACCCGGATGGAGAACGCCGGCCTCGTCCGGCGCGAGAACTGCGAGTCGGACCGGCGCGGGCTGTACGCCGTCCTCACGGACGAGGGCATGGAGACCATGCGCAAGGTCGCCCCGCACCACGTCGAATCGGTGCGCAGGCACTTCATCGACCAGATCGGCCCCGAGGCCCTCGGAGACCTCCACGAGTCCCTGAAGCCGATCGCGGAGCAGCTCCGCGGACGGCGCGGCAAGCCGTGA